In a single window of the Thermococcus stetteri genome:
- the cas5a gene encoding type I-A CRISPR-associated protein Cas5a: MDVLLVRLRFPFYSVARRSFQVRTSLILPAPSALKGALARGLVLLRGADGENLDDVARKAVEEIDGKLIDARAIGVAPLTPMVKTAFLLKRLRNLEKGSKPEKDDAMRREYIFTKELLVAYIFKDLDEEEKNLYLRAAMLIDTIGDTESLSTAVWAGFVTPVKKSTPLAFYAPYGEISKVLTKKVQDGGAVRIHTETMLVSPDYGSRREEVFYLPVEEKRRKRVVYYERTAKVPDVERAIKLDGEVLGIWIPES, from the coding sequence ATGGACGTCCTCCTCGTGCGCCTCCGCTTCCCTTTTTACTCCGTGGCCAGGCGCTCGTTCCAGGTGAGAACGTCTTTGATACTCCCCGCCCCCTCGGCCCTCAAGGGGGCTCTCGCGAGGGGGCTCGTGCTGCTAAGAGGTGCAGATGGGGAGAATCTGGACGACGTGGCCAGGAAAGCCGTTGAAGAGATTGATGGGAAGCTAATAGACGCGAGGGCTATTGGTGTCGCGCCATTGACGCCGATGGTTAAGACCGCATTCCTGCTGAAGAGGCTGAGGAACCTTGAGAAGGGCTCAAAGCCCGAGAAGGACGACGCCATGAGGAGGGAGTACATCTTTACGAAGGAACTGCTTGTGGCATACATCTTCAAGGATCTCGATGAGGAGGAGAAAAACCTCTATCTGAGGGCAGCGATGCTGATTGATACCATTGGAGATACCGAGAGCCTCTCAACGGCAGTGTGGGCAGGATTTGTTACGCCCGTAAAGAAAAGCACCCCACTGGCATTTTACGCCCCATACGGCGAGATTTCAAAGGTTTTAACTAAGAAAGTGCAGGACGGCGGTGCCGTCAGAATCCACACGGAAACGATGCTTGTGTCTCCGGACTACGGAAGCAGACGGGAGGAGGTCTTCTACCTACCCGTCGAGGAGAAGCGGAGGAAGAGAGTTGTCTACTACGAGAGAACAGCAAAAGTCCCCGACGTTGAGAGAGCTATTAAACTTGACGGGGAGGTGCTTGGGATATGGATTCCGGAAAGCTGA
- the cas7a gene encoding type I-A CRISPR-associated protein Cas7/Csa2 encodes MYVRISGRVRLNAHSLNAQGGGGSNYVEVTKTKVTIKTDKGWAIVEVPTITGNMVKHWHFVGFVDHFRETQFRDNLTERALRYNGTRFGQGETGATKADGTEVELRNEGDIIANFADADVHGFLAPNTGVRRVSLIKTSFIVPTEDFIKAVEGERLVSAVKHNRVDVNENGAIGSRDDTAQMIFSREYATGVYGFSVVLDLGLVGVPQSNTAGGSVIGDDERRERIRSALMALIPMLSGYIGANLARSFPLMKVEEFIAVAGDKPIPALVHGFYESYVVESGAIVENARELGFNIKAFAYNTDFIEDAEKVSSVEELVNKLIEMLDNSSSGGKG; translated from the coding sequence ATGTACGTTCGGATAAGCGGTAGGGTTAGGCTGAACGCCCACTCCCTCAATGCCCAGGGTGGGGGTGGGAGCAACTACGTGGAGGTCACCAAAACTAAGGTAACCATTAAAACCGACAAAGGTTGGGCCATCGTTGAGGTTCCGACCATCACCGGCAATATGGTGAAGCACTGGCACTTCGTTGGGTTTGTGGATCACTTCAGGGAGACCCAGTTCAGGGACAACCTTACGGAGAGGGCCCTCAGGTACAACGGAACGAGGTTCGGTCAAGGTGAAACAGGGGCAACGAAAGCTGATGGCACGGAAGTTGAGCTGAGGAATGAGGGAGACATCATAGCCAACTTCGCCGACGCTGACGTTCACGGCTTTCTTGCTCCGAACACCGGAGTCAGAAGGGTCTCACTCATCAAGACGTCTTTCATAGTCCCTACTGAAGACTTTATCAAAGCCGTCGAGGGCGAGAGGCTCGTAAGCGCCGTAAAACACAACCGCGTGGACGTGAACGAAAATGGTGCAATTGGGAGCAGAGATGACACCGCCCAGATGATATTCAGCAGGGAGTACGCCACCGGTGTCTATGGATTCTCGGTCGTTCTCGACCTTGGCCTCGTTGGTGTTCCACAGTCCAATACCGCGGGAGGTAGCGTGATAGGTGACGACGAGCGCAGGGAAAGAATCAGGAGTGCTCTAATGGCCCTTATTCCGATGCTCAGCGGATACATTGGTGCAAACCTCGCGCGCTCCTTCCCGCTCATGAAGGTCGAGGAGTTCATCGCGGTGGCAGGTGACAAGCCAATCCCTGCCCTAGTGCATGGATTTTACGAAAGCTACGTCGTGGAGAGCGGGGCGATAGTAGAGAACGCTAGGGAACTCGGATTCAACATCAAGGCCTTTGCTTACAACACCGACTTCATAGAAGACGCCGAAAAGGTTTCTTCGGTGGAAGAGCTCGTTAATAAGCTCATTGAAATGCTCGACAACAGCTCCAGCGGGGGGAAGGGGTGA
- a CDS encoding DNA-binding protein yields the protein MRYIVTVGEHINHILQNGELVLPKRIKKGNLKISSAVVLYSIRGDTTEEYREKILSNVRDAEEGFKSLRIPVVVAEVNEPYLFQKRIDEFKKLIIPETIINITGGRRIVGYELLYAAVLVRNENPEAIKSVFYVTEKGGVIEFPLVDPKIQLTPLELQILRVAQEHMKRTKRPMNLTELKNRLELINESTYSLPFISEYVSRLERKGYVKKEQRGRRKFVIPLV from the coding sequence ATGAGGTACATCGTCACAGTTGGTGAGCACATCAACCATATCCTCCAGAACGGGGAGCTCGTATTGCCTAAGAGAATCAAAAAGGGAAATCTTAAAATCAGCAGTGCGGTTGTACTTTACTCTATAAGAGGAGACACCACAGAAGAGTATCGCGAAAAGATACTCTCCAATGTGAGGGATGCGGAAGAAGGCTTTAAAAGCCTTAGAATTCCGGTGGTTGTGGCCGAGGTCAATGAGCCCTACTTATTCCAAAAGAGAATAGACGAGTTCAAGAAACTGATAATTCCTGAGACGATAATAAACATCACCGGCGGAAGGAGGATAGTTGGATACGAACTACTATATGCGGCGGTTCTCGTCAGAAACGAAAACCCGGAGGCAATAAAATCCGTCTTTTATGTGACTGAAAAAGGTGGTGTCATAGAGTTTCCACTGGTGGACCCAAAGATCCAGCTTACACCGCTGGAACTTCAGATTTTAAGGGTCGCACAGGAGCATATGAAAAGAACCAAGCGACCAATGAACCTCACGGAACTCAAGAACAGGCTTGAACTTATCAACGAGTCAACGTACTCTCTGCCATTCATTAGCGAATACGTCTCCCGACTGGAGAGGAAAGGTTACGTTAAGAAAGAGCAGAGAGGAAGGAGAAAGTTTGTAATACCCCTCGTATGA
- the cas1b gene encoding type I-B CRISPR-associated endonuclease Cas1b, which translates to MRKRSLTLFSDGNLLRRENTLYFENSQGKKPLAVEGIYDVYIYGHVNISSQALHLLAQKGIPVHFFNHYGHYDGSFYPRESLNSGDLVIRQAEHYLEVEKRLILARLFVRGSALNMEKNLKRWKVGNGFSGLLDELFEELEGAEKITDVMNVEARIRGEYYSRWDESLPDGFRIVRRTRRPPENEMNALISFLNSRLYATILSELYNTQLVPTVSYLHEPGERRFSLALDLSEIFKPVIADRIATRLVKQGIIRKEHFRAELNGVLLTKEGMKTVLEHYNKELGKSVKHPGLKKNVTKQRLIRLEAYKLIKHLVGVKDYKPLVAWF; encoded by the coding sequence ATGAGAAAGCGCTCCCTCACGCTCTTTTCCGATGGGAACCTCCTCAGGCGGGAGAACACCCTCTACTTTGAGAACTCCCAAGGGAAGAAGCCCCTCGCCGTTGAGGGTATCTACGACGTCTACATCTACGGCCACGTGAACATAAGCTCCCAGGCCCTCCACCTCCTCGCCCAGAAGGGCATACCTGTTCACTTCTTCAACCACTACGGCCACTACGATGGAAGCTTCTATCCGAGGGAGAGCCTCAACTCCGGGGACCTCGTGATAAGGCAGGCCGAACACTACCTTGAAGTGGAAAAGAGGCTCATTCTGGCGAGGCTCTTCGTGAGGGGAAGCGCCCTCAACATGGAGAAAAACCTGAAGCGCTGGAAGGTCGGAAACGGTTTTTCCGGGCTTTTAGATGAACTTTTTGAAGAGCTTGAGGGGGCGGAGAAGATAACCGACGTCATGAACGTGGAGGCGAGGATAAGGGGGGAGTACTACTCGCGCTGGGATGAAAGCCTGCCTGATGGATTCAGGATCGTGAGAAGGACGAGAAGGCCCCCCGAAAACGAGATGAACGCCCTGATAAGCTTTCTCAACTCACGGCTCTACGCCACAATCTTGAGCGAGCTCTACAACACCCAGCTGGTTCCAACGGTGAGCTACCTCCACGAGCCCGGTGAGAGGAGGTTTTCGCTCGCGCTCGACTTGAGCGAAATCTTCAAGCCGGTAATAGCCGACAGAATAGCGACGCGCCTCGTGAAGCAGGGGATAATCAGGAAGGAGCACTTCAGGGCCGAGCTTAACGGCGTTTTACTGACAAAAGAGGGCATGAAAACCGTTCTTGAACACTACAACAAGGAGCTTGGCAAGAGCGTCAAACATCCCGGCCTTAAAAAGAACGTTACAAAGCAAAGGCTGATACGACTTGAAGCCTACAAGCTGATAAAGCACCTCGTCGGTGTAAAGGACTACAAGCCGCTGGTGGCGTGGTTCTAA
- a CDS encoding PIN domain-containing protein, giving the protein MHAVIDTNVLIYDTFSDNPFHENARGLLESLDRWYIPALVLQEYLWFFKKEKKPLQTVKEMIEWYVSDPRFRGLEMSHETIMQALKILWDYNRSLSHINDAIILSHAVLKEFPLATFDIKLRKLAQKVGVKVLPADKG; this is encoded by the coding sequence ATGCATGCAGTGATTGATACCAACGTTTTGATTTATGATACCTTCTCGGATAATCCCTTTCATGAGAATGCCCGAGGACTTCTGGAGTCGCTTGACAGATGGTACATTCCCGCGCTTGTACTCCAAGAGTATCTCTGGTTCTTCAAGAAGGAGAAGAAGCCCCTTCAGACCGTCAAGGAAATGATCGAATGGTACGTTTCTGACCCGAGATTCCGGGGCCTGGAGATGAGCCACGAAACCATAATGCAAGCCCTCAAGATACTTTGGGACTACAACCGCTCCTTAAGCCACATCAACGATGCTATAATTCTTTCCCATGCCGTTTTAAAGGAGTTTCCACTCGCCACTTTTGATATCAAACTAAGAAAACTGGCCCAAAAGGTTGGTGTCAAAGTTTTACCTGCAGACAAAGGGTGA
- a CDS encoding AbrB/MazE/SpoVT family DNA-binding domain-containing protein, with protein sequence MPVTKVTRNYQITLPAEIRKALGIKEGELLEVELEGERIVIKRFKRERPTLKLGRPITPEEIEKAIEEGMEECMQ encoded by the coding sequence ATGCCGGTGACTAAAGTGACCCGAAACTACCAGATAACGCTTCCCGCGGAGATTAGGAAGGCGCTTGGGATTAAGGAGGGGGAGTTGCTTGAGGTGGAGCTCGAAGGAGAGAGGATAGTGATAAAACGCTTCAAAAGAGAACGCCCGACCCTCAAACTCGGCAGACCGATCACCCCAGAGGAAATCGAAAAAGCCATCGAGGAGGGCATGGAGGAATGCATGCAGTGA
- the cas4 gene encoding CRISPR-associated protein Cas4 — translation MLGENFGRDDNRNETKEYPLNELLIGGTEINYLFICPTKLWYFAKGVTMEQESEWVDLGRFLHERRYANEEKEVQIGSIKVDFIKKGDVIEVHEVKLGKAMERAHEMQALYYLYYLKRLGVDARAVLHYPGLNEVKEVVLDGREGDVEAAIREVRRIKSLPAPPEPVKTKKCKKCAYYELCWV, via the coding sequence ATCCTTGGTGAAAACTTTGGTCGAGATGATAATCGCAACGAAACCAAAGAATACCCCCTCAACGAGCTTCTCATCGGCGGCACCGAAATCAACTACCTCTTCATCTGCCCCACAAAGCTCTGGTACTTCGCCAAGGGCGTCACCATGGAGCAGGAGAGCGAATGGGTTGACCTCGGCAGGTTTCTCCACGAGAGGCGCTATGCAAACGAGGAAAAGGAAGTCCAGATAGGGAGCATAAAGGTGGACTTCATCAAGAAGGGGGACGTTATAGAGGTCCACGAGGTCAAGCTCGGGAAGGCGATGGAAAGAGCCCACGAGATGCAGGCCCTCTACTACCTTTACTACCTCAAAAGGCTCGGGGTTGACGCGAGGGCGGTTCTCCACTATCCCGGGCTCAACGAGGTTAAGGAGGTAGTCCTCGACGGCAGGGAAGGGGATGTTGAGGCGGCCATTAGGGAAGTCCGGCGGATAAAATCACTCCCCGCCCCTCCGGAGCCTGTGAAGACGAAGAAGTGCAAAAAGTGCGCCTACTATGAGCTGTGCTGGGTCTGA
- the cas3 gene encoding CRISPR-associated helicase Cas3', translating to MKLCYAKFNPHQFFECHTLDAINVLKSMKNAFSWLEGLSPGIFELSFYAVLLHDIGKCASGFQKKKDRWGYRHEILSAPFVQFLDFPERERNLIALAILTHHKTLDELGEILPVRVADIGPLEFDEKLEELLERAEYIEKMFLPRIPNIEAYYFGTTRPPKKFNLPKDWRERLRDFDFQKLIRWYENNPEAERVTLTFMRGLLNASDHLASAGETEILLLPDIAERLELKIPVKKLRPLQVAASNSEGNLLLRAPTGYGKTEAALLWANRNALRNEKGITSRIFYVLPYKASINAMHRRLLGIFSDPSLVGILHSSAGFYLYASALEYRRLGSLYRKIYAPLKVTTPFQLMKAFFGVGFHEMLKTELSGSLLVFDEIHAYEPNVLGIILAMLKELESLKAKTIVMTATLPDFLEELIKDTANFKELKTPEEEADRFTRHRVNIVNGSMDSVGELIAELGIHKKVEETSRPALIACNSVDRAISVYDELGEDYKVLLLHSRFTQGDREAKERALLERMSDYEFVVATQVVEVSLDVSFSTILTEPAPIDALIQRFGRVNRQGWKEGRIEDVYVLTKGSDADRKIYKPYEVVKESLKMLQDFDGKELRESIIPELVSRAYMPVSEKLVDEVRYYQDMAQEVFNNVKPMMKGEDEQKFYGMFNGIDAVPGVYQGIVSELLDKKMGMEVHRYLIPIPMWLYFAERENFHPLSGRGTGRYILVAELEYGPEKGLQRAPLNGGDII from the coding sequence ATGAAGCTCTGCTACGCCAAGTTCAATCCCCACCAGTTCTTCGAGTGCCACACTCTCGATGCCATCAACGTGCTGAAGAGCATGAAAAACGCCTTCAGCTGGCTTGAAGGACTTTCCCCCGGCATTTTCGAGCTTTCCTTTTATGCAGTTCTCCTCCACGACATTGGAAAGTGTGCTTCAGGATTTCAGAAAAAGAAGGACAGATGGGGCTACCGCCACGAGATTCTTTCAGCTCCATTCGTACAGTTTCTGGACTTTCCGGAGAGGGAACGCAATCTTATAGCTCTCGCTATACTCACCCACCATAAAACCCTGGATGAACTTGGAGAGATTCTCCCAGTTCGCGTTGCCGACATAGGCCCCCTCGAGTTCGATGAGAAGCTTGAGGAACTCCTTGAGCGGGCCGAGTACATAGAAAAGATGTTCCTGCCAAGAATCCCCAACATCGAAGCGTACTACTTTGGCACAACGAGACCACCAAAAAAGTTTAACCTTCCTAAAGACTGGAGAGAGCGACTTAGAGACTTCGATTTTCAAAAGCTAATTAGGTGGTACGAGAATAATCCCGAAGCTGAGAGAGTGACATTAACGTTTATGCGTGGCCTTCTCAATGCCTCAGATCACCTTGCATCTGCCGGTGAAACTGAAATACTTCTTCTTCCCGACATCGCGGAGAGACTTGAGTTGAAAATTCCAGTGAAGAAGCTTAGACCACTTCAGGTTGCGGCTTCCAATTCAGAAGGAAACTTGCTCCTAAGAGCACCCACGGGATACGGGAAGACAGAAGCGGCGCTCTTATGGGCAAATAGGAACGCCCTGAGAAATGAAAAGGGGATAACGAGCAGAATTTTCTACGTCCTCCCTTACAAGGCCAGCATAAACGCGATGCACCGGAGACTGCTCGGGATATTCTCAGATCCCTCCCTCGTCGGGATTTTGCACAGTTCCGCGGGCTTTTATCTCTACGCCTCAGCCCTTGAATACAGGAGACTTGGCTCCCTGTACCGTAAGATATATGCCCCACTAAAGGTCACCACCCCGTTCCAGCTTATGAAGGCCTTCTTTGGGGTCGGCTTCCACGAAATGTTGAAGACCGAGCTTTCAGGGTCTCTCCTTGTATTCGACGAAATCCACGCCTACGAACCTAACGTTCTCGGTATAATCCTTGCGATGCTAAAAGAACTCGAAAGCCTAAAAGCAAAGACCATAGTTATGACCGCAACCCTGCCAGACTTTCTTGAGGAACTTATCAAGGACACGGCCAATTTCAAGGAGCTCAAAACCCCTGAAGAAGAGGCGGACAGATTTACCCGTCATAGAGTAAATATTGTCAATGGAAGCATGGATTCTGTGGGGGAACTAATAGCCGAGCTTGGAATTCACAAAAAGGTCGAGGAAACTTCGAGACCTGCATTAATAGCATGCAACAGTGTGGACCGGGCAATAAGTGTTTACGATGAATTAGGCGAAGATTATAAGGTTCTACTCCTCCACAGCAGGTTTACTCAGGGTGACAGGGAAGCCAAGGAAAGAGCACTCCTTGAAAGGATGTCCGACTATGAGTTCGTCGTTGCGACACAGGTCGTGGAGGTTTCCCTCGATGTCAGCTTCTCGACGATATTAACGGAGCCGGCACCAATAGACGCGTTAATACAGCGCTTTGGGCGCGTGAACAGGCAGGGCTGGAAAGAGGGGCGGATTGAAGATGTCTACGTTCTGACTAAAGGCTCAGACGCTGATAGAAAAATCTACAAGCCCTATGAGGTCGTTAAGGAGAGCTTAAAGATGCTCCAAGACTTTGATGGAAAAGAATTGAGAGAATCCATAATCCCAGAGCTGGTAAGCCGGGCTTACATGCCCGTTTCCGAGAAGCTTGTAGATGAAGTTCGCTACTATCAGGATATGGCTCAAGAAGTCTTCAACAATGTAAAGCCTATGATGAAAGGTGAAGATGAGCAAAAGTTCTACGGGATGTTTAACGGCATTGACGCCGTTCCAGGGGTTTATCAGGGGATAGTCAGTGAACTTCTTGACAAGAAGATGGGCATGGAAGTGCATCGGTATCTTATTCCGATCCCTATGTGGCTCTACTTCGCCGAGAGGGAAAATTTCCATCCCCTTTCCGGCAGGGGGACGGGGAGGTATATTCTCGTTGCCGAGCTTGAATATGGCCCGGAGAAGGGCCTCCAGAGAGCTCCGCTAAATGGGGGAGACATAATTTGA
- the cas5b gene encoding type I-B CRISPR-associated protein Cas5b, with translation MIRVKLRAWTASFRFPTFQSGYQPTLPVPPPSTIQGILSAAKGEPVYLTDIPYVGYVFKSEGKGIDLEKIYALGKVETDIMKREFHYKAELYLYLPDEWEEVFRKPRYQLLLGRSSDLAVVEEIKKVELEEKETALGGTVVPLELGLPGMVHALVVEYDYFTVPRRAKLVKPFVVLPFPRTEAEKRRQRVRTLQDTELGIGVYLHRWSG, from the coding sequence ATGATACGGGTGAAACTGAGGGCATGGACGGCATCTTTCCGCTTTCCAACATTTCAGTCAGGATACCAGCCAACGCTACCGGTTCCGCCCCCCTCGACGATACAGGGAATACTCTCGGCGGCCAAGGGGGAGCCGGTGTATCTAACCGACATCCCGTACGTTGGATACGTTTTCAAGAGTGAGGGTAAAGGCATCGACCTCGAAAAAATCTACGCCCTCGGGAAGGTCGAAACGGACATCATGAAGCGCGAGTTCCACTACAAAGCCGAGCTCTACCTCTACCTTCCTGACGAATGGGAAGAAGTCTTCAGAAAGCCCCGCTATCAGCTTCTCCTCGGGAGGTCAAGCGACCTGGCCGTTGTGGAAGAGATCAAAAAGGTGGAGCTTGAAGAAAAAGAAACAGCCCTCGGCGGCACGGTGGTACCGCTTGAACTTGGACTCCCCGGGATGGTCCACGCTCTCGTAGTTGAATACGACTATTTCACAGTCCCGAGGAGGGCGAAGCTTGTAAAACCCTTTGTGGTGCTCCCGTTTCCCAGGACGGAAGCCGAAAAAAGGAGGCAGAGGGTCAGGACACTCCAAGACACCGAGCTTGGGATTGGGGTTTACCTGCACAGGTGGAGCGGATGA
- the cas7i gene encoding type I-B CRISPR-associated protein Cas7/Cst2/DevR: MRFATGMVLIDAPHSALNMLGIDESLADRNVTRVKTFKRGGKRYPYVSPQAWRYWWRSTLKKHFNWELSPLYREQKQVFTAANPLRYPDDDIFGYMRAFKKGGVNVTVTRVSPLKNTPLISVLPDRNSLTVDEGYASRHEGDPVPYSQEFYSTVFKGAFSLDLDAVGRFTIISKAGFKNLLTRDNLPKKRNKNNEEIFQEVEEMERIASEIGAQVGEKEWLMPSEIRKKRASEAIKALRLLSGGAKQTQYHTDITPKFVLLLNVEAGINPFISDIVFEDKGEIRFDAEALSKRLKDIKDVIPEGAKLYIGYDEGFVKSFGWGINEIAQKLKESGVDVFVGTVKEAIDEFVEEVEAYYG, encoded by the coding sequence ATGAGGTTCGCAACGGGAATGGTTTTGATAGACGCGCCTCACTCGGCGCTGAACATGCTTGGCATAGACGAAAGCCTCGCGGACAGGAACGTTACGAGGGTCAAAACCTTTAAACGCGGTGGAAAGCGCTATCCCTACGTCTCCCCGCAGGCGTGGCGCTACTGGTGGCGCTCCACGCTGAAGAAGCACTTCAACTGGGAACTTTCACCACTCTACAGGGAGCAGAAGCAGGTTTTCACGGCCGCAAACCCGCTCAGGTACCCTGACGATGATATCTTTGGTTACATGAGGGCATTTAAGAAAGGCGGCGTTAACGTAACGGTTACAAGGGTTTCCCCGCTGAAGAACACACCACTAATTTCGGTTCTCCCAGATAGGAACTCCCTAACGGTTGATGAGGGTTATGCTTCAAGGCACGAGGGCGATCCGGTTCCGTACAGCCAGGAGTTCTACTCCACTGTCTTCAAGGGTGCGTTCTCTCTCGACCTCGATGCAGTTGGACGCTTCACGATCATAAGCAAAGCCGGCTTTAAGAACCTCCTCACGAGGGACAACCTGCCCAAGAAAAGAAACAAAAACAACGAAGAGATATTCCAGGAAGTTGAGGAAATGGAGAGAATTGCGAGTGAAATCGGCGCCCAGGTTGGCGAAAAGGAGTGGCTCATGCCTTCGGAGATAAGGAAGAAACGCGCAAGTGAAGCCATAAAAGCCCTCCGCCTCCTTTCGGGCGGTGCCAAGCAGACGCAGTACCACACGGACATAACTCCCAAGTTTGTGCTCCTGCTGAACGTTGAAGCCGGAATAAACCCCTTCATAAGCGACATAGTCTTCGAGGACAAGGGAGAAATCAGGTTTGACGCGGAAGCGCTATCAAAGAGACTGAAAGACATTAAAGATGTTATTCCAGAGGGAGCAAAGCTCTACATCGGCTACGATGAAGGCTTCGTTAAGTCGTTTGGCTGGGGTATAAATGAGATAGCTCAAAAACTCAAAGAAAGCGGTGTTGACGTGTTTGTAGGGACAGTGAAAGAGGCCATAGATGAGTTCGTGGAAGAAGTCGAGGCATACTACGGGTGA
- the cas8a1 gene encoding type I-B CRISPR-associated protein Cas8b1/Cst1, translating to MWIIGKVKPLDEFLKEQPQKDPPFDEPPEGSNESTPLFHWTGHPFVDAGLVALLLLSRKHNPEELREEDVERAVEFAAELYLKEGWGTLLARIYRNNNPILMVNPSMRKNTTKDKLEFSLKGLFKLVKNPGESEEICQICGRYPALSGMKLRSIINTKERERPKEITGDIFPLLGTGDMRNYFPHGNEMGASICAHCLLLAQLFPIASYIITTRKGKVGGILVLHAYPYEKNLKLLEDAVGSARKSYLYNNAKGMTWPVDFIFDKIADLSKRVDLGYWNGVSIVAYYFLNGNRTGEQWIYTIRIPNPIILFIAYASTYDNSGWKRISSKRLGKKSGLHEYSKLTSKEAYAKLLNGESILPYFIDKKNRLANTKWSLLAFYCSEVLGLDKEALEFIKGVADKIVETIEKLPDNKLSRRVRELERAEKLYQFEGFFIRVERDRQELGVPEALMSFDDFARILTGYGEDLNVSWKTVKNLLLFRIYEKLHDRLMKASSKEVEGAEEADEEFEEGGEE from the coding sequence GTGTGGATAATCGGGAAGGTAAAGCCGCTTGACGAGTTCCTGAAGGAACAACCTCAAAAGGATCCACCATTCGATGAACCTCCTGAAGGAAGCAATGAGAGTACTCCGCTCTTCCACTGGACAGGGCATCCCTTCGTCGATGCGGGGCTGGTCGCCCTCCTCCTACTTTCAAGAAAGCACAATCCCGAGGAACTCAGGGAGGAAGACGTTGAAAGGGCCGTTGAGTTCGCCGCTGAGCTATATCTAAAGGAAGGCTGGGGGACATTACTTGCAAGAATTTACAGAAACAACAACCCTATACTGATGGTAAACCCTTCTATGAGGAAAAATACAACCAAAGATAAGCTGGAGTTCAGCCTTAAGGGTTTATTCAAACTAGTCAAAAATCCCGGCGAAAGTGAGGAGATTTGTCAAATTTGCGGAAGGTACCCAGCATTGTCGGGAATGAAACTAAGGTCAATTATTAACACCAAAGAAAGAGAGAGGCCCAAAGAGATAACAGGTGACATCTTTCCACTACTTGGTACTGGAGACATGAGGAACTACTTCCCACATGGCAACGAGATGGGGGCTAGTATATGTGCCCATTGTTTATTGCTGGCCCAATTGTTTCCAATTGCAAGCTACATAATAACAACTAGAAAAGGAAAGGTTGGCGGAATACTTGTTTTACATGCATACCCCTACGAAAAAAACCTTAAGTTACTGGAAGACGCTGTGGGTAGTGCTAGAAAGTCCTACCTTTATAACAATGCCAAAGGCATGACGTGGCCAGTTGACTTCATTTTTGACAAAATTGCAGATCTATCCAAGAGAGTTGACTTGGGATACTGGAATGGAGTCTCTATCGTTGCATACTACTTCCTCAACGGTAATAGGACTGGAGAACAGTGGATTTACACCATAAGAATCCCCAATCCGATCATTTTGTTTATTGCATACGCATCAACATATGACAATTCGGGATGGAAGCGAATATCGTCGAAGCGTTTAGGAAAAAAGAGTGGTCTTCATGAATATTCAAAGTTAACATCCAAGGAAGCCTACGCCAAGCTCCTCAACGGGGAGAGCATTCTCCCCTACTTCATCGATAAAAAGAACCGCCTGGCAAATACGAAGTGGTCGCTTTTGGCTTTTTACTGCTCGGAGGTGTTGGGTTTGGATAAGGAGGCGCTGGAGTTTATTAAGGGTGTTGCCGACAAGATTGTGGAAACGATTGAAAAGTTGCCAGACAACAAACTTTCAAGACGCGTTAGAGAGCTTGAAAGGGCGGAGAAGCTCTACCAGTTTGAGGGCTTCTTCATACGGGTTGAGAGAGACAGGCAGGAGCTTGGTGTTCCTGAGGCGCTGATGAGCTTTGACGACTTCGCAAGGATACTCACGGGCTACGGCGAAGACCTGAACGTCTCCTGGAAAACCGTCAAAAATCTTCTCCTCTTCCGCATCTACGAAAAGCTCCACGACAGGCTGATGAAGGCCTCCTCTAAGGAAGTTGAAGGGGCTGAGGAAGCCGATGAGGAATTTGAGGAGGGTGGTGAAGAATGA